A region of Flavobacterium indicum GPTSA100-9 = DSM 17447 DNA encodes the following proteins:
- a CDS encoding DNA-3-methyladenine glycosylase I, with protein sequence MSKTRCAWCEKDDLYRNYHDKEWGKPVYDDATIFEFLILETFQAGLSWYTVLAKRENFRKAFKKFDVHKVAQFTDAQIQVLCEDTGIIRNKLKIKAAVTNAQAFIKVQKEFGSFSNYIWGFVNGTPIDNCPKTLKDVPATTEVSDQLSKDLKKRGFKFVGSTVVYAHMQATGMINDHVEDCWTRG encoded by the coding sequence ATGAGTAAAACAAGATGTGCTTGGTGTGAAAAAGATGATTTGTATCGAAATTATCATGATAAGGAATGGGGTAAACCTGTATATGATGATGCTACTATTTTTGAGTTTCTAATTCTAGAAACGTTTCAGGCGGGTTTAAGTTGGTATACTGTTTTAGCGAAGAGAGAAAATTTTAGAAAAGCATTCAAAAAGTTTGATGTGCATAAAGTAGCCCAATTTACAGATGCGCAAATTCAAGTATTATGTGAAGATACTGGAATAATTCGTAATAAATTAAAAATTAAAGCTGCTGTAACTAATGCGCAAGCTTTTATAAAAGTACAGAAAGAATTTGGTAGTTTTTCCAACTATATTTGGGGTTTTGTTAATGGAACACCAATTGATAATTGCCCTAAAACATTAAAAGATGTTCCCGCTACAACTGAAGTTTCCGATCAATTGAGTAAAGATTTGAAAAAGCGAGGGTTTAAATTTGTGGGTTCAACAGTTGTTTACGCGCACATGCAAGCAACAGGAATGATAAATGATCATGTGGAAGATTGTTGGACTAGAGGTTAG
- a CDS encoding sensor histidine kinase, which translates to MSALVKSLLLFIVILFFIKPEFIYALNSDTFSSTTLKTIVKQGDSIFENKSTISDQTIREIKKSQILLLIIITFFVCGFLFLIYHLKKISIINQKLENYSKENEFLISETNHRVNNNLQLISLLISESLRKKQNENNKNDLISLQSKIDSIALLHRHLYKDKNVNKINLSNYLIEVKNNFNQIETEQQLKLDFQIDTIEVHSDNAMYLGLLITELIINSMKYAFEENQARTITISILKMQNKFTFNYSDNGQKNNSKEIHPVLVEQLCQQIGVNPVIIINNGFHLNFTKSIENA; encoded by the coding sequence ATGAGTGCCTTGGTAAAATCTTTATTGCTTTTTATAGTTATTTTGTTTTTTATAAAACCTGAATTTATTTATGCGTTGAATTCTGACACCTTTTCTTCTACAACTTTAAAAACAATTGTAAAACAAGGAGATTCTATTTTTGAAAACAAAAGCACTATTTCCGATCAAACCATTAGAGAAATTAAGAAAAGTCAGATTTTACTACTTATTATCATTACATTTTTTGTGTGTGGTTTCTTATTCTTAATCTATCACTTAAAAAAAATAAGTATTATTAACCAAAAACTTGAAAACTATTCAAAAGAAAATGAATTCCTTATTAGCGAAACAAATCATAGAGTTAATAATAATTTACAACTCATTTCATTATTAATTTCTGAATCGTTACGAAAAAAACAAAATGAAAATAATAAAAATGACTTGATAAGTCTACAATCTAAAATTGACAGTATTGCTTTGCTTCACAGGCATTTATATAAAGACAAAAATGTAAACAAAATAAATTTGAGCAACTATTTAATTGAAGTAAAAAACAACTTTAATCAAATTGAAACTGAACAACAATTAAAATTAGATTTTCAAATTGATACGATAGAAGTTCATTCGGATAACGCAATGTATCTTGGCTTATTAATTACTGAATTGATAATTAACTCTATGAAATACGCTTTTGAAGAAAATCAAGCAAGAACGATTACTATTAGCATACTAAAAATGCAAAACAAGTTTACCTTTAACTATTCCGATAATGGACAGAAAAACAATTCTAAAGAAATACATCCAGTTTTAGTTGAACAATTGTGTCAGCAAATAGGAGTAAATCCTGTTATTATTATTAATAATGGTTTTCATTTAAATTTTACAAAATCAATAGAAAATGCCTAA
- a CDS encoding VF530 family protein translates to MDPLHGKTLQYIVEKLVAYFGFDTLAELIPINCFKSNPSIKSSLTFLRKTPWARKKVEDLYVKFQDRIEK, encoded by the coding sequence ATGGATCCACTTCACGGTAAAACACTGCAATATATTGTCGAAAAACTTGTGGCTTATTTTGGTTTTGATACGTTGGCTGAATTAATTCCAATTAATTGTTTTAAAAGTAACCCATCTATAAAATCGAGTTTGACTTTTTTAAGAAAAACACCTTGGGCGAGAAAAAAAGTAGAAGATTTATATGTGAAATTTCAGGATAGAATTGAAAAATAA
- a CDS encoding LamG-like jellyroll fold domain-containing protein, producing MKQKLYYLLSFFWISYFSIGQNATHLNFDGTNDFVLSTNQITTNTENQSYQLWFRIPALPANNDRLIQRGSDSTGGWSVQMDVTSTGKLSAGISASPDTFITGTTTLNTNTWYLATFVFENNNALRLYLNGNLEASIAIGNRVLRNSDNKLRVGSGNIASEFFRGDIDDVRVWNIALTQTEIMNSMNCELQGNETGLALYYKFNQGVDQANNTTITNSLDATTNNNNGILTNFTLNGTTSNWLAGSPIFTPGNPIVSSPIIYNQGTTASVLTATTGSNGTGLMWYTTATGGTGYTTAPTPNTATAGTTSYWVSSTNANGCESARTQIVVNVIVANNECSNAINLTVGASSFNDFPVNVNLTTATNSGTPTPTCGNFQGGDVWYTATIPASGNIVIETNGAGNYDTGLEIYSGTCGTFSLVTCDDNTGNNDYSKIILLGQTPGTVLYIRVWENFWGNSNAQFQVAAYDYVVPATHLKFDGTNDFVLSTNQITTNTENQSYQLWFRIPALPANNDRLIQRGSDSTGGWSVQMDVTSTGKLSAGISASPDTFITGTTTLNTNTWYLATFVFENNNALRLYLNGNLEASIAIGNRVLRNSDNKLRVGSGNIASEYFNGEIDEVRVWNAALTSTDILNTMNCELQGIQNNLKIYYKFNQGFDSINNSTVTSATDNSGNTNNGTLTNFTLNGATSNWKAGSVMTTGTTCTTLGNPDFVNNSSELKIYPNPSNGYFTIETEEELSITVYDLIGKLIYTNKAKIGINQIDLNNFENGIYILNHIDNIGNNNSIKLIKN from the coding sequence ATGAAACAAAAACTTTACTATTTACTATCCTTTTTCTGGATAAGTTATTTTTCTATTGGACAAAATGCAACACACTTAAATTTTGATGGCACAAATGATTTTGTACTTTCTACTAATCAAATTACTACCAATACAGAAAATCAATCGTATCAACTATGGTTTAGAATACCAGCATTACCTGCAAATAATGATCGTTTAATACAAAGAGGTAGTGACTCAACAGGAGGTTGGTCAGTTCAAATGGATGTTACTTCAACTGGTAAATTAAGTGCTGGAATTAGCGCTTCTCCTGATACCTTTATAACAGGAACTACTACATTAAACACAAACACTTGGTATTTAGCTACATTTGTCTTTGAAAACAATAACGCATTACGATTATATTTAAATGGAAATTTAGAAGCATCTATAGCAATAGGAAATAGAGTGTTAAGAAATTCCGATAATAAGTTAAGAGTTGGTTCAGGAAATATTGCAAGTGAATTTTTTAGAGGTGACATTGATGATGTAAGAGTTTGGAATATTGCCTTAACACAAACAGAAATAATGAATAGCATGAATTGTGAATTACAAGGGAATGAAACGGGATTAGCATTATATTATAAATTTAATCAAGGTGTAGATCAAGCAAATAATACAACAATTACAAATTCTTTAGATGCTACTACAAATAATAATAACGGAATTTTAACAAATTTCACATTAAACGGGACAACATCAAATTGGTTAGCAGGGTCTCCAATTTTTACTCCTGGAAACCCTATAGTTTCATCTCCAATTATTTACAATCAAGGGACTACAGCTTCTGTATTGACTGCAACAACAGGTTCAAATGGAACTGGATTAATGTGGTATACAACAGCAACAGGAGGAACAGGCTACACAACGGCTCCTACGCCAAACACAGCAACAGCCGGAACAACTTCATACTGGGTTTCTTCAACAAATGCAAATGGTTGTGAGAGTGCAAGAACTCAAATTGTAGTGAATGTAATTGTGGCTAATAATGAATGTTCTAATGCAATCAACTTAACTGTTGGGGCAAGTTCGTTTAATGATTTCCCTGTAAATGTTAATTTAACAACAGCAACTAATTCTGGTACTCCTACACCAACTTGTGGAAATTTCCAAGGAGGAGACGTATGGTATACAGCTACTATTCCAGCATCAGGCAACATAGTAATTGAAACTAACGGAGCTGGAAATTATGATACAGGTTTAGAAATTTATTCTGGTACTTGTGGCACATTCTCTTTAGTAACTTGTGATGATAATACTGGAAATAATGATTATTCAAAAATAATTTTATTAGGACAAACACCTGGAACGGTTTTATATATTAGAGTTTGGGAAAATTTCTGGGGAAATTCAAATGCACAATTCCAAGTAGCAGCTTATGATTATGTAGTTCCTGCTACCCATTTAAAATTTGATGGAACAAATGATTTTGTACTTTCTACTAATCAAATTACTACCAATACAGAAAATCAATCGTATCAACTATGGTTTAGAATACCAGCATTACCTGCAAATAATGATCGTTTAATACAAAGAGGTAGTGACTCAACAGGAGGTTGGTCAGTTCAAATGGATGTTACTTCAACTGGTAAATTAAGTGCTGGAATTAGCGCTTCTCCTGATACCTTTATAACAGGAACTACTACATTAAACACAAACACTTGGTATTTAGCTACATTTGTCTTTGAAAACAATAACGCATTACGATTATATTTAAATGGAAATTTAGAAGCATCTATAGCAATAGGAAATAGAGTGTTAAGAAATTCCGACAATAAGTTAAGAGTAGGATCAGGAAATATTGCTTCTGAATATTTTAATGGAGAAATTGATGAAGTTCGTGTTTGGAATGCTGCATTAACTTCTACCGACATTTTAAACACAATGAATTGCGAATTACAAGGCATTCAAAATAACTTAAAAATTTATTATAAGTTTAATCAAGGTTTTGATAGTATAAATAACAGTACTGTAACTTCTGCAACTGATAATTCTGGGAACACAAACAATGGAACATTAACTAATTTTACTTTAAATGGAGCTACTTCTAACTGGAAAGCTGGATCTGTTATGACAACTGGTACTACTTGTACAACTTTAGGTAATCCTGATTTTGTAAACAATAGTAGTGAATTAAAAATTTACCCTAATCCATCAAATGGTTATTTTACAATTGAAACTGAAGAGGAATTATCAATTACAGTTTATGACTTAATAGGAAAATTAATTTACACAAATAAAGCTAAAATTGGGATCAATCAAATCGATCTAAATAATTTTGAAAATGGCATTTACATACTGAATCATATTGATAATATTGGAAACAATAATTCAATTAAATTAATAAAAAATTAA
- a CDS encoding LytR/AlgR family response regulator transcription factor, which produces MPKILIVEDQVLIANYIKNILADNEITDVELAFTVEIATDKLKVYTPDIILLDINLHGKNTGVLWAKEFVKKGQIIFITGQTEKETMLKAFEVNPVTYLTKPVKESDLIAAIELAKIKNKVNYVIVKNGFDEVKLHFEDILFLKSDKNYVDIQLTNKTITVRNTLDNFCKELDNDLFFRVHRSYVVNKSKITQKKSSSIKVDDFELPISRNFTFDF; this is translated from the coding sequence ATGCCTAAAATATTAATTGTGGAAGATCAAGTCCTGATTGCTAATTATATCAAAAACATATTAGCTGATAACGAGATAACCGATGTTGAGCTAGCCTTTACAGTTGAAATTGCAACAGACAAGTTAAAAGTATATACACCTGATATTATTTTACTCGATATTAATCTTCACGGCAAAAATACTGGTGTTTTATGGGCAAAAGAATTTGTTAAAAAAGGTCAGATAATATTTATCACTGGACAAACGGAAAAAGAAACCATGCTGAAAGCATTTGAAGTGAACCCAGTTACTTATTTAACCAAACCAGTTAAGGAATCCGATTTAATTGCAGCTATTGAGTTGGCTAAGATAAAAAATAAAGTAAATTATGTTATTGTTAAAAATGGTTTTGACGAAGTTAAGTTGCATTTTGAAGACATCCTTTTTCTAAAAAGTGATAAAAACTATGTCGATATCCAATTGACAAACAAAACAATAACCGTACGTAACACATTGGATAACTTTTGCAAAGAACTAGACAATGATTTGTTTTTCAGAGTGCATCGTTCTTATGTGGTAAATAAATCTAAAATAACCCAAAAAAAATCATCTTCCATAAAGGTCGACGATTTTGAATTGCCAATTTCAAGAAATTTTACATTTGATTTTTAA